One Rhipicephalus microplus isolate Deutch F79 chromosome 4, USDA_Rmic, whole genome shotgun sequence genomic window carries:
- the LOC142814700 gene encoding uncharacterized protein LOC142814700 — MASFGRFEPFTEEGDEDFDSYAERFEHYVRATQVSEDLKVSVFVTAIGKQAYRTLKNLLAPTKPEEKTYDELLQILKGHYSPKPLVIAERFRFNRRSQRENESVAAFALELKRLAGSCEFGQFLDDALRDRFVAGLRDETAQAELLKKSTLTFQAAYDLAKSGELARTETRKIHPKELGDVNLVRPHHPQRSTGTKRGVSGNAERHAEATDCSRCGAAHDATTCPFRKYRCRACKKVGHLARVCRTTPRSVHSLIDGTGLEDSGDWDDKSGL; from the exons ATGGCTTCCTTTGGCCGGTTTGAGCCGTTCACGGAAGAGGgagacgaagacttcgactcATATGCGGAACGCTTTGAACATTACGTCCGGGCGACCCAGGTCAGTGAAGACTTGAAGGTGTCAGTCTTTGTCACCGCCATTGGAAAACAGGCCTACCGCACGTTGAAGAATTTATTGGCCCCGACCAAGCCGGAAGAGAAAACGTACGACGAACTGCTCCAAATACTGAAAGGGCACTATTCCCCGAAGCCTTTGGTGATAGCGGAAAGATTCCGGTTCAACCGTCGGTCGCAGCGGGAAAATGAGTCAGTTGCCGCATTTGCGTTAGAATTAAAAAGGCTGGCTGGATCGTGCGAGTTCGGCCAATTCTTGGATGACGCCCTGCGGGATCGGTTCGTGGCCGGACTGAGAGATGAAACGGCACAAGCAGAGCTGCTTAAGAAGAGTACCCTGACGTTTCAAGCTGCCTATGACCTGGCGAAAAGTGGGGAACTCGCTCGCACAGAAACCAGAAAAATTCACCCCAAAGAACTCGGTGACGTGAACTTGGTGCGGCCACACCACCCCCAACGGTCCACAGGTACGAAAAGGGGCGTGAGCGGTAACGCGGAGCGGCATGCCGAGGCGACGGACTGTTCGCGGTGCGGAGCAGCGCATGACGCCACCACCTGCCCTTTTCGCAAATATCGATGTCGTGCCTGCAAAAAGGTGGGACACCTGGCAAGGGTCTGCAGAACAACGCCACGTTCGGTGCATTCTCTCATCGATGGTACTGGCTTAGAAGACTCTGGTGACTGGGACGATAAAAGTG GTCTTTAG